One window from the genome of Gimesia aquarii encodes:
- a CDS encoding PQQ-binding-like beta-propeller repeat protein yields MSVFKLSNLSLLSTIIYLSSHQLMAEEWLEFRGPTGQGHSIEKALPIEWSPTEHVLWKTNIPGVGWSSPIVVGNKVYVTTAVSPESERSPDQSLRLVCLNLDSGDILWNKELFHQTKETAQRIHKKNSHASPTPISDGKVIYVHFGTHGTACVSLDGNLIWKTNELKYQMQHGNGGSPIIVDDKLVIICDGRASNFIVALDRNTGKIVWKTDRQVDGRKKFSFGTPLLITVNGKQQIVAPGTDVISGLAPEDGKEIWKLHYTGYSVIPRPIFSHGLIFVTTSYDRPSLLAIRPDGEGDVTDTHLAWSNKSQIPHTPSLLVVGDELYAVSDKGIAQCFDAKTGKLLWKERVGGNFSASPLYANGKIYFQSEEGETTVINAGTTYREIGRNHLNEPTLASFAVAGDTLLIRTKTKLYRIGK; encoded by the coding sequence GTGAGTGTATTTAAACTTTCCAATCTCAGCCTCTTATCAACAATTATTTATCTATCGTCCCACCAGTTAATGGCAGAAGAGTGGCTTGAATTTCGCGGTCCCACCGGTCAAGGACATTCTATAGAAAAGGCGCTACCTATCGAATGGAGCCCAACCGAACATGTACTCTGGAAAACGAATATCCCAGGCGTCGGTTGGTCATCGCCAATCGTTGTCGGCAACAAAGTCTACGTGACGACCGCAGTTTCACCCGAGTCAGAAAGGTCTCCCGATCAGTCACTGCGACTTGTGTGCCTCAACCTGGATTCAGGCGACATCTTGTGGAATAAAGAACTCTTTCATCAAACCAAAGAAACCGCGCAACGGATACATAAGAAAAACAGCCACGCCAGCCCCACACCGATTTCGGATGGCAAAGTGATCTACGTTCATTTTGGAACACACGGAACCGCCTGTGTGTCTTTAGATGGTAATCTGATCTGGAAAACAAACGAACTCAAATACCAAATGCAGCATGGCAATGGCGGTTCTCCCATCATTGTCGACGATAAGCTGGTGATTATCTGTGATGGCCGGGCCTCGAACTTTATTGTTGCCTTAGATCGAAACACAGGAAAAATTGTCTGGAAAACCGATCGACAGGTTGACGGTCGCAAAAAGTTTTCGTTTGGAACTCCTCTACTCATCACTGTAAATGGTAAACAGCAAATTGTGGCTCCAGGTACTGATGTGATCTCAGGACTTGCGCCCGAAGATGGAAAAGAAATCTGGAAACTGCATTATACGGGTTACTCTGTCATCCCACGCCCCATCTTCAGTCATGGGTTGATCTTCGTCACTACCAGTTATGATCGACCTTCCTTGTTAGCAATCCGTCCAGACGGCGAAGGAGATGTCACGGATACGCATTTAGCCTGGTCGAATAAAAGTCAAATTCCACATACCCCCTCATTGCTTGTCGTCGGCGATGAGCTATACGCTGTGAGTGACAAAGGAATCGCCCAATGCTTCGATGCCAAAACAGGAAAGCTTCTCTGGAAAGAACGTGTGGGAGGCAATTTCTCTGCTTCACCACTTTATGCAAACGGTAAGATCTATTTTCAAAGTGAAGAAGGTGAAACTACCGTTATTAATGCCGGAACAACCTATCGAGAGATCGGTCGTAACCATCTTAATGAACCAACGCTTGCTTCCTTCGCGGTTGCTGGTGACACCTTGTTGATTCGCACTAAAACCAAACTTTATCGGATTGGAAAATAG
- the rpiB gene encoding ribose 5-phosphate isomerase B — protein sequence MTSQTPIEPVKKIVIASDHAGYRYKRRIIDRLTKKGYQVEDLGTDSTESVDYPDFIFPAAKAVAEGKFERGIVLGGSGNGEAMAANRIKGIRCAVCWNEKSARLARMHNNANMISLGERMISIEDVYEIIDIWLSTPFEEGRHNTRIQKLDQ from the coding sequence ATGACTTCTCAAACCCCTATAGAACCTGTCAAAAAAATCGTGATTGCTTCAGACCATGCCGGATATCGGTATAAACGACGCATCATCGATCGCCTCACAAAAAAAGGATATCAAGTTGAAGATCTGGGGACTGATTCCACAGAGTCGGTTGATTATCCAGACTTTATCTTTCCAGCAGCAAAAGCCGTTGCTGAAGGGAAGTTCGAACGAGGGATTGTGCTGGGCGGTTCGGGGAATGGTGAAGCCATGGCCGCAAATCGAATCAAGGGAATTCGCTGTGCCGTCTGCTGGAATGAAAAATCTGCCCGTTTAGCCCGCATGCATAATAATGCGAATATGATTTCGTTAGGCGAGCGCATGATTTCCATTGAGGATGTTTACGAAATCATTGACATCTGGCTGAGCACTCCCTTCGAAGAAGGTCGGCATAACACTCGTATTCAGAAGCTTGACCAATAA
- a CDS encoding DUF1553 domain-containing protein encodes MHSRFASLLLFMSLLVLCPATLTKAAEGPPDFETKIAPLLIKRCVECHQGHNPSGNLSLISRSGLLKGGDSGAVVDFDTAETSSLLQRVHDGEMPPEKQGRPQKLPAEEIKLLESWIASGAPWPQGRTLDLFERTTEIRAGRDWWSLQPVERPKIPRLKSQQQPTNPIDAFILARLEKRQMSPAPLADKRTLIRRLYYNLIGLPPTNAQIKHFVNDSSPQAWEKVIDKLLDSPQYGERWARYWLDLVRYADTSGYERDQEKPFAWKYRDWVVQAFNSDLPYHQFIVEQLAGDEIPNRSKRSVIATGFLRLGTWNDEPNDPLDYQYDRLEDLVHTTSSAFLGMTVKCARCHAHKFDPITQEDYYRMASAFWAGPIAPRARKLLGGPNTDELGFSDVLGWTDLNAETPPLYVLKNGEREHPLQEVIPASLSMIPKLEHPFATPPEEAKTTHRRLQLAHWITNSNHPLTARVLVNRLWLHHFGEGIVRSPNNFGFLADPPTHPDLLDWLSAEFTSGGWTIKRMHKLILTSRTWRQSSLHPRFAEYQDQDAGNRLWWRAERRRLDAEALRDSMLATTGELDLQLGGPGFHPTISPEALEGLSKKSADWQASPAEQQKRRSLYMYAKRGLLPPMMTTFDFCNPTQPCGKRDVTTVPTQSLALLNNQFTHLRSEALAQKISAENIEPRIQVRQLWRKVYGREPSLDETGLAMQHLSIQRQRFEKNHLHPQSQNNKGLAPQLEKMQKALVLLLRADEGITADSSGRVSEWRDQSGHHHHAWQTTTHSQPLLDLEGFGNRHPAILFDGKRRFLHLQGALLKKQEHTIIAVVNDQGAPGHREILSNWNGAAGNAGTSLFLGLTAKQTVRFSDYFPNAGTIQNRKKPFLITAINGAEKSAVYQNGHQLASRAHSLAPRNLSTDWVIGQQGNINGEFWNGGIAELRVYSRALSDVERMLVEFEICRRHGIPFQKPKVTPQLTPKVLALASLCHVLLNSNEFLYVD; translated from the coding sequence ATGCATTCGCGATTCGCTTCACTGCTGCTCTTTATGAGTCTGCTCGTTTTATGCCCAGCTACCCTAACAAAAGCCGCTGAGGGACCACCTGATTTTGAAACAAAGATTGCTCCCTTATTGATTAAACGTTGTGTCGAGTGTCACCAGGGGCACAATCCCTCCGGGAACTTGTCCCTCATCTCTCGGTCAGGTTTGCTCAAAGGGGGAGACTCCGGGGCAGTCGTTGATTTTGACACAGCGGAAACGAGTTCCCTGCTCCAAAGAGTTCATGATGGAGAAATGCCTCCCGAAAAACAGGGACGTCCGCAAAAATTGCCGGCAGAGGAAATCAAACTACTCGAAAGCTGGATTGCATCAGGCGCGCCTTGGCCTCAAGGGCGAACATTAGATTTGTTCGAACGAACGACAGAAATACGCGCCGGGCGAGACTGGTGGTCTCTACAACCGGTTGAACGTCCTAAAATTCCAAGATTGAAATCACAACAGCAACCAACGAATCCTATTGATGCCTTCATTCTCGCACGGTTGGAAAAAAGACAGATGTCGCCGGCTCCCCTGGCGGACAAACGAACTCTGATAAGACGCTTGTACTACAATTTGATTGGTCTTCCACCAACGAATGCACAGATCAAGCATTTTGTAAATGATAGCTCACCTCAAGCCTGGGAAAAGGTCATCGACAAATTACTTGATTCTCCACAATACGGAGAACGCTGGGCTCGTTATTGGCTTGATCTCGTCCGCTATGCAGATACGAGTGGTTATGAACGTGATCAGGAAAAACCGTTCGCGTGGAAATACCGTGACTGGGTCGTACAGGCATTCAATTCAGATTTGCCCTACCACCAGTTTATCGTTGAACAACTTGCAGGAGATGAAATTCCCAATCGCAGCAAACGTTCGGTCATCGCAACAGGTTTCCTTCGTTTGGGAACCTGGAATGATGAACCCAACGATCCTCTCGACTATCAATATGATCGGCTGGAAGATCTGGTGCATACTACCTCGTCGGCGTTTCTTGGTATGACTGTCAAATGCGCACGCTGTCACGCACACAAATTTGATCCCATCACTCAGGAAGATTACTATCGAATGGCCTCCGCATTTTGGGCGGGTCCCATTGCACCGCGCGCCCGCAAGCTGCTGGGAGGCCCCAATACAGATGAGCTGGGTTTTTCAGATGTTCTCGGATGGACTGATCTGAATGCAGAAACTCCACCACTTTATGTACTGAAAAATGGAGAACGAGAACATCCTCTACAAGAAGTAATACCGGCTTCGTTGTCGATGATTCCAAAACTGGAACACCCCTTCGCCACTCCCCCAGAGGAAGCAAAAACGACTCACCGACGATTACAACTCGCACACTGGATTACCAACTCAAATCATCCGCTGACTGCGAGAGTCTTAGTGAATCGGTTGTGGCTGCATCATTTTGGAGAAGGCATTGTTCGCTCCCCAAACAACTTTGGTTTTCTGGCAGATCCGCCTACTCACCCAGACCTCCTGGATTGGCTGTCCGCAGAATTCACCAGTGGTGGCTGGACCATAAAACGAATGCATAAATTAATCCTGACATCAAGAACCTGGCGACAATCCTCTTTGCATCCCAGATTCGCAGAGTATCAAGATCAGGATGCGGGAAACCGTCTCTGGTGGCGGGCAGAACGAAGGCGTCTTGACGCGGAAGCCTTACGAGATTCAATGTTAGCAACAACGGGTGAACTTGATTTGCAACTAGGAGGCCCCGGCTTTCACCCCACAATCAGCCCTGAAGCGCTTGAAGGACTTTCAAAAAAGTCAGCCGACTGGCAAGCATCGCCGGCTGAACAACAAAAAAGACGCAGTCTTTATATGTATGCTAAGCGCGGGTTGCTTCCACCGATGATGACCACTTTTGATTTTTGCAACCCAACACAACCTTGTGGGAAACGCGATGTGACAACCGTTCCCACACAATCGTTGGCACTTTTGAATAATCAATTCACTCATCTTCGAAGTGAGGCACTGGCGCAGAAAATTTCGGCTGAGAATATCGAACCCCGGATCCAAGTTCGGCAATTGTGGAGAAAAGTTTACGGGAGAGAGCCATCGCTCGATGAAACAGGCTTAGCAATGCAGCACCTTTCGATTCAACGTCAGCGATTTGAGAAAAATCACCTCCATCCACAATCTCAAAATAACAAAGGACTTGCTCCGCAATTAGAGAAGATGCAAAAAGCGCTGGTTCTACTCCTTCGTGCAGACGAAGGGATTACCGCCGATTCATCTGGTCGAGTTTCCGAATGGCGGGATCAATCGGGGCATCACCATCACGCCTGGCAGACAACAACTCACAGCCAACCACTTTTGGATCTTGAAGGATTTGGCAACAGACATCCGGCCATTCTATTTGACGGAAAACGGCGTTTTCTGCATTTACAAGGTGCATTGCTTAAAAAACAGGAGCATACCATCATCGCTGTTGTCAACGATCAAGGGGCTCCCGGGCATCGGGAAATTCTCTCCAATTGGAATGGCGCAGCAGGTAATGCAGGAACATCTCTGTTCCTGGGGCTGACTGCAAAGCAGACTGTCCGATTCAGCGATTACTTCCCAAACGCAGGAACAATCCAGAACCGGAAGAAGCCGTTTCTCATCACTGCAATCAACGGAGCGGAAAAGTCAGCCGTATATCAAAACGGACATCAGTTAGCATCCCGTGCACACTCTCTTGCTCCTCGAAATCTCTCGACAGACTGGGTGATCGGACAACAGGGAAATATCAACGGTGAATTTTGGAATGGTGGAATCGCAGAGCTTCGCGTTTATTCCCGCGCCCTTTCGGACGTCGAGCGAATGTTAGTCGAATTTGAAATTTGCCGACGTCATGGTATCCCTTTTCAAAAACCCAAAGTCACACCACAGCTGACACCAAAAGTCCTCGCACTGGCTTCGCTCTGTCATGTCTTGTTGAACTCGAATGAATTTCTATACGTAGATTGA
- a CDS encoding DUF1501 domain-containing protein, translating to MPNHVLFPCRRSRREFVWEMGAGFAGLALTSLLSKDGFFERYALAESPQRTLNPAAAKRPQLKPRAKACIFLMMNGAPSQVDTFDYKPELQKFAGKQLPADKKFTNSGGRKVGYLTPAWRKFQPGGESGLLISDYFPNVRKHADKLCVLNSCHTDSHAHGSALVAMNTGKTLIGRPSLGSWCVYGLGTENESLPGYVVILDKRGGPISGQPNWSSGFMPATHTGTLFRPQGDPILDLKGPGHITQAVQREQLDLLAQINQRHLDARPGGQELAARINSYELAYRMQTATPDAVDLSQETESTLKMYGIGKQPTDEYGRNCLIARRLVEKGVRFIQLYSGGGHLEETWDAHESIEKNHGRHGAEVDQPIAALLTDLEQRGMLEDTLIVWGGEFGRMPFSEGKDAPGRNHNPYGFSMWLAGGGVKPGTTYGKTDEFGFEAAENKVHLHDLHATILQIMGLDHERLTYFHQGRDESLTDVGGKVIHDILA from the coding sequence ATGCCGAATCATGTTTTATTTCCCTGCCGCCGATCACGACGTGAGTTTGTCTGGGAAATGGGTGCCGGTTTCGCAGGACTTGCACTGACAAGTTTACTCAGCAAAGATGGCTTCTTCGAACGATATGCCTTAGCTGAGAGCCCACAAAGAACATTAAATCCAGCCGCTGCGAAAAGACCACAACTCAAGCCACGGGCCAAAGCATGCATCTTTCTGATGATGAACGGTGCGCCCTCACAAGTCGATACATTTGATTATAAGCCAGAGCTGCAAAAGTTTGCCGGAAAGCAACTCCCAGCAGACAAAAAATTCACTAATTCTGGTGGTCGAAAAGTGGGATACTTGACGCCAGCCTGGAGGAAATTTCAGCCTGGTGGTGAAAGTGGTTTACTGATCTCAGACTATTTCCCCAATGTCCGCAAGCATGCTGATAAACTTTGTGTGCTCAACTCCTGCCATACTGACAGCCATGCTCATGGGTCAGCACTTGTTGCAATGAATACTGGAAAAACTCTCATTGGAAGACCATCACTGGGAAGCTGGTGTGTTTATGGACTGGGAACAGAAAATGAAAGTCTTCCCGGATATGTCGTGATTCTGGACAAGCGAGGTGGTCCCATTAGTGGGCAACCAAACTGGTCGAGTGGATTCATGCCCGCCACTCATACGGGTACGCTGTTTCGACCTCAGGGTGATCCTATTCTCGACTTGAAAGGTCCCGGCCATATTACCCAGGCTGTCCAACGCGAACAGCTTGACCTCCTGGCACAAATCAACCAACGTCATCTCGACGCCAGACCTGGTGGACAGGAACTCGCAGCGCGGATCAATAGCTACGAACTCGCCTATCGCATGCAGACGGCGACACCTGACGCTGTCGACTTATCACAGGAAACCGAAAGTACCCTCAAGATGTATGGTATAGGTAAGCAGCCAACCGACGAATATGGCCGCAATTGTCTCATTGCACGCCGTCTCGTGGAAAAAGGCGTTCGATTCATTCAACTCTATTCCGGTGGAGGGCATCTCGAAGAAACCTGGGACGCACATGAAAGCATCGAAAAGAACCACGGTCGACATGGAGCAGAAGTTGATCAACCGATCGCCGCACTCTTGACCGACCTCGAACAGCGTGGGATGTTAGAAGACACATTGATTGTCTGGGGAGGAGAATTTGGCCGCATGCCATTCAGTGAAGGGAAAGACGCTCCGGGACGAAATCATAATCCCTATGGGTTCAGTATGTGGCTGGCCGGAGGTGGAGTCAAACCTGGAACAACCTATGGCAAAACAGATGAGTTCGGTTTTGAGGCTGCTGAAAATAAGGTCCATCTTCATGATCTCCACGCTACAATTCTACAAATTATGGGGCTAGACCATGAACGACTGACCTATTTTCATCAGGGGAGAGATGAAAGCTTGACGGATGTCGGAGGGAAGGTTATTCATGATATTCTTGCCTGA
- a CDS encoding ROK family transcriptional regulator, producing the protein MTTFVSSQPQILSQMNERMVLRILRDNGPSSRAEVKRLSGVTAPTVSKAVSSLLKSGMLEEFDTPVNMRGRPAKRLRLAEKTAQVVGLVVDSPHCRIVTTGLDGTIRDGSHQEFPIPGTYEELLETVINRITTLKSIDGVKTLGVGISLPGLFDYREGRSILSPNVPITNTQCIGKDLSERLGLTCVVLQETDALCLAESNSGLARGIDDFAMLDVSTGIGLGVLIEGRLLKGRSGFAGEIGHLPMVPDGILCGCGRVGCLETIASDTALARLVSNRIGRQLDIEEIIELVRADELNVATELDQVAQQLSFALVTTINLFNPQTLFIYSRMFDIDPSLFERLIERTETAALTSSFRDCRIERAKGSKREGAIAAIIEHLTDSRISESNPHFLKVL; encoded by the coding sequence ATGACCACTTTCGTATCTTCTCAGCCACAAATACTCAGCCAGATGAATGAGCGTATGGTGTTGCGCATCTTGCGCGATAACGGCCCCAGTTCTCGAGCTGAAGTCAAGCGGCTTTCAGGAGTCACAGCTCCCACAGTTTCCAAAGCAGTCTCTTCACTCTTGAAGTCAGGAATGCTTGAGGAATTTGATACACCGGTGAATATGCGTGGTCGGCCGGCCAAAAGACTTCGTCTGGCAGAAAAAACGGCACAGGTGGTAGGGCTGGTTGTCGATTCTCCACACTGCCGTATTGTTACGACTGGCCTTGATGGTACGATTCGAGATGGATCGCATCAAGAATTTCCTATCCCTGGTACTTACGAAGAGTTATTGGAAACGGTAATCAATCGCATCACGACATTGAAATCGATCGATGGAGTCAAAACATTGGGGGTTGGTATCAGTTTGCCTGGCCTCTTTGATTATCGAGAGGGTCGTTCCATTCTTTCACCCAATGTCCCGATTACAAACACTCAATGCATTGGGAAGGATCTATCGGAACGACTGGGACTAACGTGTGTTGTGCTACAGGAAACCGATGCACTCTGCCTTGCTGAAAGCAATTCTGGCCTGGCGCGAGGAATTGACGACTTCGCGATGCTCGATGTCAGCACAGGTATTGGTTTAGGCGTGTTGATTGAAGGCCGCTTGCTCAAAGGAAGAAGCGGGTTTGCAGGTGAAATCGGTCATTTGCCGATGGTTCCTGACGGAATCTTGTGCGGCTGTGGACGCGTTGGTTGCCTGGAAACGATAGCCAGCGACACCGCACTTGCCAGGCTCGTCTCAAATCGCATCGGTCGACAACTCGACATTGAAGAGATCATCGAACTCGTTCGGGCAGACGAACTCAATGTCGCTACCGAATTAGACCAGGTCGCACAACAGCTCTCCTTTGCACTTGTCACTACAATTAATCTCTTTAACCCTCAGACGCTCTTTATTTACAGCCGTATGTTCGATATTGATCCCTCGCTCTTCGAGCGTCTCATTGAACGTACGGAAACAGCGGCACTGACATCTTCATTTCGTGACTGCCGCATTGAGCGTGCCAAAGGTAGCAAACGGGAAGGTGCCATTGCAGCCATTATTGAACACTTAACCGACTCGCGTATCTCCGAATCGAATCCACACTTCTTGAAAGTATTATAA
- a CDS encoding RNA polymerase sigma factor — protein MKSSRKETQWVLRAQSGDTDALDSLLNAIQEPIYRYIVNLVNNEHLADDILQEVFLLVVRKIYWIKDARAFRPWVYRIASRETFRSLRRERHKPEQPQDPHLLESVEEMSHFVLTDQEIAEALMKLLDQVSPASSAVLNLHYLHEMSLQEVADILEISIGTAKSRLSYGLSTLREKLGPSFRDGQHSTE, from the coding sequence ATGAAAAGCAGCCGGAAAGAGACTCAATGGGTATTGAGAGCACAATCCGGAGACACTGATGCATTGGATTCGTTGCTTAATGCGATTCAGGAGCCCATTTATCGTTACATCGTCAATTTAGTGAACAATGAGCATTTGGCAGATGACATTCTTCAAGAAGTGTTCCTACTGGTTGTTCGAAAGATTTACTGGATCAAAGATGCACGTGCGTTCCGACCGTGGGTCTACCGTATCGCAAGCCGGGAAACTTTTCGTAGTCTTCGACGGGAACGTCACAAGCCTGAACAGCCCCAAGACCCACACTTATTAGAATCTGTGGAAGAGATGTCCCATTTTGTATTAACTGATCAAGAAATAGCAGAAGCTCTGATGAAATTGTTGGATCAAGTTTCGCCGGCAAGTAGTGCCGTCTTGAACCTGCACTACTTACACGAGATGAGCTTACAGGAAGTAGCCGACATTCTCGAGATTTCGATTGGCACAGCAAAATCTCGTCTTTCGTACGGTCTTTCAACACTGCGCGAAAAACTAGGCCCGAGTTTTCGAGACGGCCAACACAGTACTGAATGA